One Triticum dicoccoides isolate Atlit2015 ecotype Zavitan chromosome 4B, WEW_v2.0, whole genome shotgun sequence genomic window carries:
- the LOC119294873 gene encoding cyclase-associated protein 1-like, with product MEKALVERLEAAVARLEAVAASGASAARDFGGASASSDPAILAYDDFVAEAFGRLNAAAEKIGGTVLEVTNVLAEAFAVAKDLLILAKQYPKPASMANAQDFLKPLHDTIAKATAMTEGRRPDYFNHMKSVADSLGALAWVAFLGKGCGMSFPTAHVEESWQMAEFYNNKILVEYKNKDADHVEWAKALKELYMPGLRDYIKKYYPLGPVWGPAGCAPPKAAAPTSKAPAAKGPPPPAAPSAPLFSTDKSPKSSQPKQGMAAVFQEIGGGKDVTSGLRKVTDDMKAKNRADRSGVVTSSAAAPAPAKTSRAGAFASKTGTPKLELQMGRKWVIENQVGRKDLAIDECDSKQSIYVFGCKDSVLQVNGKVNNITVDKCTKFGIVFKDVVAAFEVVNCNGVEVQCQGNAPTISIDNTAGCQLYLNKESLGASITSAKSSEMNVLVPSDETDGDWVEHPLPQQYIHLFEDGQFTTSPVSHSGA from the exons ATGGAGAAGGCGCTCGTCGAGCGGCTCGAGGCCGCGGTGGCGCGCCTCGAGGCCGTCGCCGCGTCCGGGGCCTCGGCAGCGCGCGACTTCGGGGGCGCCTCCGCGTCGTCGGATCCGGCGATCCTGGCCTACGACGACTTCGTCGCCGAGGCCTTCGGCCGCCTCAACGCCGCGGCCGAGAAGATAGGCGGGACGGTGCTCGAGGTCACCAACGTCCTCGCGGAGGCCTTCGCCGTCGCCAAGGACCTCCTCATCCTGGCCAAGCAGTACCCG AAACCTGCATCAATGGCTAATGCGCAGGATTTCCTCAAGCCTCTACATGATACTATAGCGAAAGCAACTGCTATGACGGAAGGAAGGAGGCCCGACTATTTTAATCATATGAAGAGTGTTGCTGACAGTCTCGGCGCCCTGGCTTGGGTTGCATTCTTAGGGAAAGGCTGCG GCATGAGTTTCCCAACAGCACATGTTGAAGAAAGCTGGCAGATGGCCGAGTTCTATAATAACAAG ATTCTTGTTGAGTACAAGAACAAAGACGCTGACCACGTTGAGTGGGCTAAAGCTTTGAAGGAGCTCTACATGCCTGGCTTGAGGGATTATATTAAGAAATATTATCCTCTTGGGCCTGTGTGGGGTCCTGCTGGATGTGCACCACCAAAGGCTGCTGCTCCAACATCAAAAGCCCCAGCGGCTAAGGGTCCTCCTCCACCTGCTGCACCATCGGCTCCTCTTTTTAGCACAGACAAATCTCCAAAATCTTCGCAGCCTAAGCAAGGAATGGCAGCTGTATTTCAAGAGATCGGTGGGGGCAAAGATGTGACTTCAG GGCTGCGAAAGGTTACTGATGACATGAAGGCTAAAAACCGTGCTGATAGAAGTGGTGTTGTGACCAGTAGTGCTGCTGCCCCTGCTCCTGCGAAGACTTCTCGTGCAGGAGCCTTTGCCTCCAAGACTGGAACCCCAAAACTGGAGCTTCAGATGGGTCGCAA ATGGGTGATCGAAAATCAAGTTGGTAGAAAGGACCTTGCTATTGATGAGTGTGATTCTAAACAGTCTATCTATGTGTTTGGATGCAAGGATTCCGTCCTTCAAgtaaatg GTAAAGTAAACAATATCACCGTCGACAAATGCACCAAATTTGGAATTGTTTTCAAG GATGTTGTAGCAGCTTTTGAGGTTGTCAACTGCAACGGCGTTGAGGTGCAATGTCAG GGCAACGCGCCGACAATATCAATCGACAACACAGCTGGGTGTCAGTTATACTTGAACAAAGAGTCACTGGGCGCTTCCATTACTTCGGCTAAATCCAGTGAAATGAATGTATTGGTTCCTAGCGACGAGACTGATGGCGACTGG GTGGAGCATCCATTGCCGCAGCAGTACATCCATCTTTTCGAGGACGGGCAGTTCACCACATCCCCAGTTTCTCATTCCGGCGCATAA